One genomic segment of Spirochaeta cellobiosiphila DSM 17781 includes these proteins:
- a CDS encoding helix-turn-helix domain-containing protein, with the protein MAIDYIPSQPFFELSTKEFKSTFRTQSGHLTQYYSFSLPQKAAKPIVAVPDGTVDIIFHCSPSKPKAYICGSVKKGKEICFKNGIEYFGVRFLPGGAEELLDCPLSHFTDQEVLLEDVHKKTSSLIDSINMAKSFEERINLFESYNTVHQSPQKQMWLVNYMLERINNTRGEIRIQELADDTGFSARHINNVFKTHVGIAPKLFIRIVRFQKCFSLIRNQLSFDYTEMAQEAGYYDQAHFIKEFKEFSLCTPTQIGIC; encoded by the coding sequence ATGGCGATAGACTACATTCCATCACAGCCTTTTTTTGAGCTATCTACCAAAGAGTTCAAATCTACATTTAGAACACAGTCCGGGCACTTAACCCAGTACTATAGCTTTTCATTGCCCCAAAAAGCAGCAAAACCAATAGTGGCTGTTCCTGATGGAACAGTAGACATAATATTCCATTGTTCTCCCTCCAAACCTAAAGCTTATATTTGTGGCTCTGTTAAAAAAGGGAAGGAAATATGTTTTAAGAATGGAATAGAGTATTTTGGTGTACGTTTCCTTCCAGGAGGAGCTGAAGAACTACTTGATTGTCCTTTGTCCCATTTTACAGATCAGGAAGTTCTTTTAGAAGATGTTCATAAAAAGACAAGTTCTTTGATTGATTCCATCAATATGGCAAAAAGTTTTGAAGAACGTATAAACTTGTTTGAGTCATATAACACTGTTCACCAATCACCACAAAAACAAATGTGGCTTGTAAATTACATGCTTGAACGTATTAACAACACCCGAGGGGAAATCCGTATACAGGAATTAGCTGATGACACAGGTTTTTCTGCAAGACATATTAATAATGTCTTCAAAACTCATGTCGGAATCGCCCCTAAACTCTTCATAAGGATTGTTCGTTTTCAAAAATGTTTTAGCCTTATACGCAACCAACTTTCCTTTGATTATACGGAGATGGCACAGGAAGCAGGCTACTACGATCAAGCTCATTTTATTAAAGAATTCAAAGAATTTTCCTTATGCACACCAACCCAAATCGGAATATGTTAA